The genomic stretch TTTACCCCCAAATTGTCCAAGGAACTGCCTCACCGTTAGTCTGGAAGTTCAGCACCAACCACACATTTGCTAAGTACTTGGAGTCCTTGTGTTAGGCCTCGGGACACAGACGACAAGATAGACTTTCAGGTAGCTTACTACTCACTAGCGCTTGCCGGATAAACCTAGGTCCCCTAGCTGCCCCTCTTGTCTTCTCTATTCACCGCTTACTGTATAAAATTTCTGTAAGAGTTGCTGTAAGTTACCGATGCAGGTCCCATCGGTcaccccctcccaggcccccgtgtgaattcttttacttttcttcctttaccACTATCATCTCAGAAAGGTTTTATAGGAAGGGGTTTCTTAGGCTCactgcctcctgcccccagcctctgatAGACTTGAGCAGGGGATGGGGCTGGGTCAACCTTCTGGAGCCAACCTCTCTTTTGTCCTAGGATTCTCTACCCAAGCTCAAGGACCTGGCATTTCTCAAGAACCAGCTGGAGCGCCTGCAGCAGCGTGTGGAAGACGAAGTCAACAGTGGTGTAGACCAGGTAAAGGTGCACCTGCCCCCTGCCTCCCGCTTAGGCTTCATTGGTCAATATGCTTTTGAGTGGGTGGTAGAgattcattcagcaaatggtTGGCTATTGAGGGCGTGTTCTCTGTGACCCCAAGGAAAGTTTCCCTGAGAAAATGGCCTTTGAACTGGGATCTTAAGTAGGGGTTAACTGggtgaagggaggaggagggaacattccaggcagatggaacagCATAGGCAAAGCCCTTGTGGTCGGAGGTAGCATGATGAACATGCGAGGTGAAAGCAGTTCAGTTTGGCTGCAGTAGTGGGGGAGCATGCTAGGATATGAGACTGGAGAAGTAAGCAGGGGTCAGATTCCTCAGGGACATCTCTCTCAGTGGGATTCTGTGGTTAGAGCCTTCTAACCTCAGGGTTCTGACATTATGTGATCACGACTCCTAGGTTCTTTTTCTGCCTAGGACCTTGAAAAAATCTTTGGTGAGCATACTACGGTTTTCCAGAGTAAGGAGGAGCAGGTAGTGGAACATGCTAAGCCCAGCTTGAGTAGCTCCTGGGTAGAGAAGGGGAGAGCCTGGCTGaattttctcctacattttcctCCACAGGATGGCTCGCTCTTGTCCTCTCCATTCCTCAAGGGCTTCCTGGCTGGCTATGTGGTGGCCAAACTGAGGGCGTCAGCAGTATTAGGCTTTGCCGTGGGCACCTGCACTGGCATATATGCAGCTCAGGCGTATGCTGTGCCCAATGTGGAGAAGACATTGAGGGACTATCTTCGATCACTGCGCAAGGGGCCCGACTAGCTCTGGATCCCATGGGGGAGGCAGGATGAGCAGCTGGGGCCTGCAGGTGGAGGCCTTTCAACCACAGATGCCATATCTGGCCTCCCCGGCTTTCACCCATTTGCTGTCTCCAGCTTTCCTGCCGCCTTCCTGCAGAGGCTGGACAGTGGCTCATCAGCCAGCACCCTGGACTCCTCGCCTCCATAACCCCATGGCATTGGCCCCAAGACAGTGGCTTCTAGAACCACCAGCCCCTTCCTCTTCTAGCCCTTACTGTGGAGTTTGCAGCTGACTCTGATTCTCAGTATTCTCTCTGGCGGTGTACCAAGGCTCCTCTTCCCTGGGAGCCAGCTCCATCACTTGATTTTCCCCAAACGTGTCACAGTCCCCACTGACCCCCCTTGCTAGCCGCACAGGCCACCCAGGGTCTAGTTTGGGCATGAGTGTAGAGGACGGGGGTGTGCCAGGCCTGGGCCATCCCAGGCAGGCCCGCTGGACCCTGATGCTACTCGTGTCCACTGCTATGTACGGTGCCCATGCCCCATTGCTGGCACTGTGCCACGTGGATGGCCGTGTGCCCTTCCGACCCTCTTCGGCTGTATTGCTGACTGAACTGACCAAGCTGCTGCTGTGCGCCTTCTCCCTCCTGGTGGGCTGGCAAGCATGGCCCCAGGGGACCCCGCCCTGGCGCCAGGCCGCCCCATTCGCACTATCAGCCCTGCTCTACAGTGCCAGCAACAACCTGGTGATCTACCTTCAACGTTACATGGACCCCAGCACCTACCAGGTGCTGAGCAATCTCAAGATTGGAAGCACAGCCCTGTTCTACTGCCTCTGCCTCCGACACCGCCTCTCTGCACGCCAGGGCTTAGCACTGCTGCTGCTCATGGCAGCAGGAGCCTGCTATGCAGCTGGTGGCCTCCAGGACCCTGGGAACACCCTTCCTGGGCCCCCTTCAGCAGCTGCTGCAGGCCCCATGCCCCTGCATATCAGTCCACTGGGACTGCTGCTTCTCATCCTGTACTGCCTCATCTCAGGCTTGTCTTCCGTGTACACAGAGCTGCTCATGAAGCGACAGCGGCTGCCCCTGGCACTTCAGAACCTCTTCCTCTACACTTTTGGTGTGCTCCTGAACCTAGGTCTGCATGCAGGTGGCGGCCCCGGCCCAGGGCTCCTGGAGGGTTTCTCAGGATGGGCAGCACTCGTAGTGCTGAGCCAGGCGCTAAATGGGCTGCTCATGTCAGCTGTCATGAAGCATGGCAGCAGCATCACACGCCTCTTCGTTGTGTCCTGCTCACTAGTGGTCAATGCCGTGCTCTCAGCAGCCCTGCTGCAGCTTCAGCTCACGGCTGCCTTCTTCCTGGCCACGCTGCTCATTGGCCTGGCTGTGCGCCTGTACTATGGCAGTCGCTAGcccctcaccacctccaccctGATTCCTGACCTGTAGATTGGGCGCCACCATCGGAGCCACCTCCCAGTGCTGACCCCTCCCCTCAGCAGCCCTGTAACAAGTGCCTTGCGAGAAAAGCTGGGGAAGTGCGAGCAGCCATGTCAGTCTCTGGAGGTAGGTGCATGGAGGGTTGAGCCTGGGAGACTTGAAGCCTGGGTTTGATTAAGGAAACTCTTACACCCCCAGAAGTTCTTCCTGACTAAGGAATTAGGGGAGCATCAGTTCATGGGCCTGAGAAATGATACCGTGCCTGATGGGAGGAGGTGCCCTGCCTCAACCTGCATGAATGCAGTTTCTTAAAGTGGGGTGTGGGCAGCAGTTGGCTTTCCTTGCCTGCTCTGATCACCCCAGCAGACCCACGGCCCCCAGGCCTGGTGCTGGCTGCTCCAGCCCAGCCATGGTGCGTGACTCCCCCGTGACTTACTCACCCCCCACTGTCATGTAGGAAAGCCCAGTTGCTGCACATTATACGCCCATCACCCAGGCCTCTGCCATGCTCCCCTAGCGGCAGCAGCACCTGGAAATAATGCCCCCGCTCTCTCCACATCCAGCCTTTGTTCTGGAAACCTCAGAGAGGACTGGGGCTTGACACATCTCAGGGAATGTTGCCCCTGGGCCCTGGCTTAAGCTACGCTCCTGACCTCTCTGCTCACCCTAAGGACTCTCTCAAAGCCCGCTGCCCCCTCTATAGCTCCTAGGAGGTACCATCCTTCCCACTCTGGGTCTTGCCCTTTCCTAGCAGTGTCCCAGCTCCCAACAGCCTAGGGAAACTCTACACAGAGTGACCTGGGACCAGGCACAGGGAAACTTGTACAGCTCAGTCAGTGTCTGTATAAGCAATAAGGTCTTAATAAAGTGCTCTGGGGTGTAGGTGGTTCCTACAATTGGCCATAATTGTCCTGTGTCTTCTGTGTTGCATAGCTCCTCTCAAACATAATTTCATTCCTCTGGTGCCCTGAGTATCTTAATCCTGGAGTGACTTATGGACTAAGAGAAGAGGCTGTTTTCTCCCAGCTGTTGCCAACAGCATTGTTTCCTTTGCGAATTCCATGGAGCCGAGACTATTTTCTGTCACGGAGCTTTGGAAGTTTCTCTGAAGCATAAAACTTGGGCCCTGGAGAATTTGGAAGGAGTCTTGGGAATAGAAAGTGCTGGGCCCAGCAAGGCAAACTGTAGACTGTAGGCTAGAGAACTCTTAGGACTCAAGGTGGTTTTGTTTCTCATCTCCTCTGGATCCCTCACTGATATTCCTGCCTGTCGTCTCTTCTCATGACCAGAGGAATGTCAGGCCCTGCTCCCGTGGTAGAATACCTGGTAagcttgtggggaaaaaaaaaaaagaaatcccagtCCTGCTGAAGCAGAATCTTAGGGAGTGAGGtttgggaatcttttttttctttattccttttttttttcttttcagtaagcttcctaggtgattctgatgcacactgcAACTTGTGAACTACTATTGCTGGCAGTGTAGAACTATAGCCACCCAGGCTTGAGTTTTAATTCTGGCTCTGTCACCTATTGGCTGACTGTCCTTGaacagttacttaacctctcttagcTTTAGTTGGCTTATCTCTGAAATGGGGGCATCAAATGATACCTACTACTATAAAGGAAATGGCTAAATCAAATAAGGGATATTAGTGTGCTCAGCAGGGACTGGCACAATGAGACCTAGTTAGTGGTGTTATTAATTATCCATAATGAAGGTTAGCTTGGCTGTTGTGtcccagctcctctcccttcTAGGACCTTTACGAATGAGGAGAGAGGGAACTGTCCCTGAAGGATTCCTGATCCCCACATTTCTCCTCAGGGCCGGGATCCAGCATGCCTGCACCCAGCCTAGTCTGCTGAAGTCGCTGGCTCTGGGCTTGGAGCTCCTGGTTCTGCATGGCCAGGTTGATGGTGTCTTGCAGGATGCCAGCCAGCAGGCTGCGATAGCGATGCTCTGCAGCCGTGGCCTGTTCCTCCCACAGCCCCCGCCAGGCTCGGAATACCTGTGCGCAGATTCAGAGATCCCCATCAGTCAGCCAGCCTTGGAACCAATTCAAGGCCTGCCCTCTGTCCCCACTGACCTGCAGCGTGTGGCATGTCCAAGCCCGGGCAGCCTGCACGTGCAGGTCATAGAGGGCTGTCAGGTCCTGCTCTGCCGTGTCCCGTTCTACCTGAAGGGCCTCCAGCTGGAGTCTCAGCCCTGTCCACTCCCGGTGCCGTCTCTGCCTCTCCTCGGAAACCTTCAGTGATAATACATACCCTTTGTTGAGTGCaacctgtgtgccaggctctgttctactTACTTTATATTGTTATTTCGTTTTATCTAATGATAACCTTTGAGGTAATTGCCGttttacagatttggaaacaGTGGATCAGAGAAGTGACCTAACCTGACCAAATTCACATGGCTAGTGAGGGACAGAACTGACACATGCATTTCAATAGTTCACCGTCATCCTTGGGGTAAAGTCCAAATCCAGAGGCGTGGCACACGCTGGTCTCTTTAGCCTTGCCTCTGACCATGCACCTGCCAGGCTCCAGCCAGATGGACAGTTCGCAACACCCAGAACCTACTTTGCCATTGCTTCCCTTTGGACTTTTGCTCATACAGGATTCTCTCCTAAGAGCATGTCTCCCACCTTCCCCTGATCCGACCTCTGTGCACAcaagttttgtttcttgtttaaaCAAGCTGTGTTTACTTACTGCCTCCATGTGATGAGCACAAACTGCCCTGTGGATCTGAGTCTAGTGAATTTCTCTGGCTAATTTGTCCTTTAAGTCTCAGCTTAGATGCCATCTTCTCTGCTCCACTCCAGCCTGGGCCAGGTACACCTGTTTGTTCCCACGAGTCGCTAGCTCCCTCATTTACAGCGCTTAGCACTGAGAATTGCATCGTCTATCCCCCACAAAGCTGTGAGGGCCATGAGAGAGGCTGTGGTCCAGTCTGCTGTGATTGACGCTAGATCCCAGCAAGGTGCCTGGCCAGGTTAGAAGGAgcctcaagggacttccctggtggtccagcggtaaagaatccgccttgcaatgcaggggacacaggtttgatccctggtcagggaactaagatcccacatgctgcggcacaattaagcccacgtgccgcaactactgagctcgtgcacctcaactagagagcctgcgtgccgcaaactacagagcccatgctccccggagcccacacgccacaaatagagaagagaaaaactcgcacgccacaactagagagaagcccaagtgccacaacgaaagatcccacatgcctcaacaaagatcccccGTGCTGCATCTAAGACCTACTTGACCTTCCTCACCTCTTCAGCCACCAGGCCTTTGACCTGGTCCCTTGCCACCACCTCTTCCTGTTGTTCCAAATGCTTCAGTTCCTCTTGGATCCAAATTTGGTGCTGTTCTCGCAGTCTCTGCCTCTGGGCCTGAGCCAGGAAGAACTGCAGGGCCACATCCGGGGCCTGCTGGGCCTAGGTGGCATCATTCTAGGCTCAGCCAGAAGCCCATGTGTGTACACAGCCTTGGGACACAGGGCCCAACTTTTCCAACAGACCCCCATTACCAGGGCAGCTCCTAGAATTACATCCAGGAGACTAGCTGGCCTGAAAGAGCCTGTGGCCTGGACAGAGACTCGGAGGCcgtgagggaagaggagaggtatTGATTCTGCCAGTAGGTGCCATGGAGGCCCTAGGGACCCCATGCCCCTAAACCAACCCAGTAGGAAAACAGCCCCTTCCCATGCCCCTCCCTGAGGGATCCAGTAACCCTTCAGGCCCTTTATTTGCCAGAAGCTCCATATTTCTCCCTGATGTTAGGGCAAGGTAAGCAGGACACACATTATCAGGACTCTGCGACTCTACTCCCCAACAGCTTCCAGTTGTTCTGGGGTACATGAGGTGTTACCTGTTCCTCAGGCTCCCTGAGAGGGTGCATTTGGTGGAGATCAGGTCCTATATATGCTGTTCTTCCTGCCACTGGAGGAAAATGCAGTTAAGCACACCAAAGGTGGAGAAGACCTCCAGCTCCACCCCAAGCACCAGCCTCACCTTGAGGCTCTTcctggaggcctgggctggggcttgCTGTTGAATCTGTCACCTGCTGAGAATACATTACGAGTGAGAATTCTGTTACCTTTCCTCCCAGGACAGTGTTGGTTTTGAAATCAGATCAGGGTCCCAGCCCTTCCTTTTCTTAGCTGTATGACCTCAGGCAGGTGGCTAGTCTTCtgagtctccattttctcatccataaaatggagctGATAAAAGTTGTAGAGAGCATGAAATGAGATAAGGCACCCAAAGCACTAAGCAGTGGTCAGCTCTGTTCAATAACTTGGAGTTTACAGGCCTAATTCCCAAGGCCCAGGGCTGTAAAAACAAGTTATaagtaattaagaaaatgaaagcaccaGGAGAAGCTGGACAGGGGCCACCTTCCAGCCACTCTGTGACAAATCATGGAAGACAGCGCCCCCTTCTGCATAAGGGAGGACATGCATCCTAAGGGGATGAAAGAGTGCCGTACTGAGTCTAAGGACTTGGATGTCTTTGCACCTCTGCTGCCTTTGATTATCCTAGTGACCCTGGTATACTCACATCACTTCTCGGAGCTTCAGTTTGCTGAAGCAATGCTGGGAGCAATGTTGTCTTCcctgtttaaaataaattgtggGTTCCCCTTGACCTTCCATACAAACTCCAAACATCTCAATAGATTTACAAAGACCTGCATGACCAGGCCCCTACTTCACTCTCCAATCCTTCTCTCTGGACTTTCTTCCTCAAACTCTATCCTCCAGCAAACTGAGCTGCTTGCAGTCCCCCAAAGAGATCAAGGACTCGCTTACCTCTGACACTTCTCCTgttattttctctgcctggaatgttcttcatTCATCTTTGCTAGCCACCTCCTTCAGGTTTCAACTTCCTCCATGaagtcttccttccctctcttgccAAGACTAACTTAGATGCCCACATAGAGCCCTTTGGATAAGCTCTTCAGAGCACTGAACATGGTGTTAATTGTTTCTTTCCAGAGGATTATAAAAAGGCACATagtggtcaataaatgtttgggAATCAATACgttaatgaatgaaggaagggcCCCCTCGGGCCCCCTCACAGTGCTctataaacagagaaaaaggaggcAGACATCAATAGGCCTCCCAAGAGTTTGGATGGGAAGACGTACCTGTGGTTCTGGGAGCCCCATAGCCTCAGTTTTGACTGCTTTGAGCATCCAGCTTCCTGAGCGCTGGCTCCAGGCTTTTACCACCTATGGAAAGGGGATTCTGAGTGGGCTCTGGCCATTGCTGGCCCAGGCACCCCCAGGCCTCACCTTGCTCACCTGCAACTCCCGCAGTGCCCTGCCTAGCTGGCTGAGCCCACTATCTGTCAGGGTGTCCCCAAGGAGGCCTGAACGCAGGCTCTTCAGTCCAGCCCGCCGGGCCCGGGCCTCTTCTACTGCATCCCAGAGGGTGGGCCTCACCTGTCTCACCTTCATCCTCCTTCCTGCGGCCCCCAACAGAGCAGCCTGGAGCAAGCTCAGGGAGCTGCCTAGTAAGGGGAGACACAGAGTGAATGCCTCCTTCCTCTGAACTCCAGAGCACACTGCCTGTAAAACTTTTAACTTCTATTAACAGTACTATtcataaaaatagctaacacctgggcttccctggtggcacagtggttgggaatccgcctgctaatgcaagggacccgggttcaagccctggtctgggaagatcccacatgccgcggagcaagtaagcccgtgcgccacaactactgagcctgccctctagagcccgtgagccacaactactgaagcccgcacgcctagagcccgtgcttcgcaacaagagaagccactgcagtgagaagcctgtgcaccgcaacgaagagtagcccctactcgctgcaactagagaaagcccacgcacagcaacaaagacccaactcaaccaaaaattaattaattaaaaaaaaaatagctaacacctatctgGCATTTTCCATGTGTTCGACGGTACTGTGCTAAGGCTTCTCATGGATTGTCTCTTTAGCTACACAATACTCCAGTGAGGCAGCAACCCTAATTTACCCTGTCTCCCTccacattttccagatgaggcaactgaacctcagagaggtcaagcaacttcctggtgagtggcagagctgaaactCAAGCCCAGTTCTGTCTGACACTAAAGCCTGTGCCCTTAATCACGATCCCAAACTGGCCTATACATAAACacacttccttccctttctgctttGTCCTTGAGAGTGTGAACTGCCCCAACTTATCTTCCTCATTCCACGGAGCCTGACATAGGGTGTGGTCTGGGAATATGTTGGCCAAATGAATGTGTGTTTGTTGATTTTGAAGACAGAGGGccagactttttcttttctttttttttttttttttgtggctacgttgggtcttcgttgctgcgcgtggtctttctctagttgggggagccagggctactcttcgttgtggtgcgcgggcttctcattgcggtggcttctcttgttgcggagcacaggctctaggcacatgggcttcagtagttgtggctcacgggctctagagcgcaggctcagtagttgtggtgcacgggcttacttgctccgcggcatgtgggatcctcccagaccagggcttgaacccgtgtctcctgcattggcaggcggattcttaaccactgtgccaccagggaagccccacagacttttttttttactcttttattagtggaaaacttcaaacatatacaaagtcTAGGAAATTCATCTACTTATCACCTTATCAGCTTCAACAAATAGCAACTCATGGTCATTCTTGTTTGATCTATACCCTCCCCTTGACCTCCCCCAAATCTCtgacatcatatcatttcacaGAGGCCTGATCTTTAATGAGTGTGTGAAAATAGGAAAGTACCTTCCCTTCTCTGATCCTCCCTTTCCTTGTCTATAAATTAAACCTGCCTCTCTTCCCTCGCCCGTAGACTGGATCTGCCTCATGGCATTGTGGTAAGAATCAAAGGTTTTAGTCAGTGTAAAAATGCTTGGTAAACTGTTGAAGGCCTCTGAAAGGGTGAGGGGTTGCTTTTACTGTTGGCCTTACCTTTCCAGACGGTGGGAGCCTGGCAATTCTGGGACCTTTCTGAATCGTGGCCCTCCCAGAGGCTCAGGCTCTCTCTGAGCTCGCTAGGGTTGGGGCTGCCGCTGGTTGGGTGAAGGGGGGGCTGGCCTAAGGCCAGATCCTAGAGCTTCCCAAAGAAACCCACGTCCTCCCCCAGGCCACCTTGAGGGTCCAGGCGAAGAAGAAGGCCACTGTAGTTGTTTCCTTCCAGGAGACATGAGACAATCCAGGGCAGAGAgccctccacctcctcaccaacaACTTTACCAGCCAACACCTGCAGCAAGGGACAGTCTctgccagagggagggagggaggaagaaaagagatgtCCACCGGTAGATGCAGAAAGAAACTTGCCCAAATCACACTCTGATGGAAAGACTGACTATTTCCAGTCACTTTTGTGTACAACCAGACAGATTTGCAACCTTGTAtagatctttattttattttatatttgattactttttaaattacacaaataatacattctcatagtaaaaacaatttaattgtatatctgacaagggacttgtatccagaatatataaagagctcctacacctcaataataaaaatacaacccAGTTGTAAAATGGCAAAGCAAGGTGACATCAACAAAAATGGCAAAGCTAGGTGACATCAACAAAAATGGCAAAGTAGGGAACTCTGGGAGTCTGTTCCTCCCCAGAAACATCTggcaaaaaaaaatggtcagaatcaACCTTACTGGAACTCTGGGAGATAGTCAAAGGTTGACAGCAATCAAGTGAATGTTTAACCAGGAGGAAGGCAGCTTAAATATGGTAAGAGATCTTTGTGGTGTTTTTAACTTACCCTAGCCCCAACCTTCTCCCCAGCACAGCCCACATTTCTGGTGGGGGTACCTGGTTCTGAAAGGAGCAGAGTAAATCTTGTTCCCAGGGAactgtgtttgtctgttttgatTGTCTGGGGTTTCCCACAAAGGACTGACAAAAGCTGCCTCCCTTTCTTTCACTTATCTTGGAATTCTCTTGGAGCAGAGGAGCTATGCCAGAGGACAGTCCCCCAAAGCATTGAGAGATGAAAGAACAAGCAAAAATAACAGTTGGGGCAAACAATAGACACAtggaaagactgggagaaaagatGGGGAGTGAAATTTTGGAGGAATAAGGGTTTTGAAAAGTTCCCATGTGTACTAGGGTACCTAGAAAGCCACACATATGTCCAGGGCAGTGTGTGTGGTCAGAAGAGACATGAGAAGACCATAGGCTTTCACCTCTGGCTGAATTAGGGCTCAGTGCAAGCATCAGGTGAGGCTGAGGCAAAGCTGTAAATGATCTTGCTAAGCATTTAAGGAGTGACCCAACACAGAGCCAGTCTGTAGAAAcctggagaatttttttcttcttttctccctttttttcccttttccttctccttgcctcctccttcttctccttcctctctcctcattCCCTTTCCCctacctctcctccttctcctttttctccttttcctttctttttttttggggggggcattCTCAGAGGTTAGGGAATTCTATGTCAGGTCATTGGCTAATCACTGAGATAATAGAATGTAGACTTCAGTGACTGCAAGGAATACAGTCTTTGCAAAAATTGTTTGGAAAAGTAAGCAAATGGATGGCTGATGCCCACAACAAGCAACAAGGCAAAccctggagaggagggagaatCCAGCTTTCAGAGTTACCAGATTACCATATCCAAAATGTCAGAGCactaaggaaaaagaatggagacttAAGAGACCAACACAATAAAGAATATAGTCTTTACAAAAAATACTCAAATTGGCCAGtttccaacaaaaaattattaGGCATGCAAATAAGAAAGTAtggctcaggacttccctggtggtccagtggctaagactctgcacttgcaatgcagggggcccgggttcgatccctggtcagggaactagatcccacttagatctcaactaagacccggcacagccaaacaaataaatttttttttaattttaaaaaaagaaagtatggctcactcacaggaaaaaagaaaaagaaattaataaaaactgtccctgaggaagcAGACACTGGATTCagtagacaaagactttaaatcaactgtcttagatattttcagaaaactAAATCAAGAATATGATGTCTCACCAAGGCTGGCTCCTCTGTCAACTCCCAGTTCCCTCTTTCCCACCCAACTTCTAGCTTCACTTCTATCTTGggaattttccttaaaattttgtggtgggagaaggggaataaagataaagaaaaaaaaaagaaagaaaatgatgtctCAGTGACTATCagtagaacaatagaaattataaaaaggaaccaagggcttccctggtggcacagtggttaagaatccacctgccaatgcaggggacatgggttcaagccctggtctaggaaggtcccacatgccgtggagcaactaagcccatgcgccacaactactgagcctgcactctagagcccgcgagccacaactactgagcccatgtgccacaactactgaagcccgtgtgcctagagcccatgctccgcaacaagagaagccatttcaatgagaagcccgtgcaccacaatgaagagtaacccccactcgccgcaactagaggaagcccgtgcacagcaatgaagaccaaaggcagccaaaaataaataaattaaataaataaatttttttaaaaaaggaaccaaGTAGAAATATgggagctgaaaagtacaataactgaaattaaaaattccctagagGGTAGATTTGAGCAGGCACAAGAATCTCAACAAACCTGAAGATAGGTCAAATAAAATTATCCAgtctgaggagcagaaagaaaaaagaatgaaggaaaatgagcCTAAGAGACCTGTGGTCTGCCATCAAGTGTACaaacatatgcataatgggagtcccagagggagaagagaaagagaaaaggacaaaaagaatatttgaagaaataatgctcaaaaattcccccaaacttatgaaagacatgaatctacacatccaagaagctcaacaaattcCAAGGAAGGTATACTCAAAGAGATCTACACCAGGACAgattataatcaaactgtcaaaatccaaagtcaaagaaagaatcttgaaaacaaGAGAGAAGCAGCTTATTAT from Balaenoptera musculus isolate JJ_BM4_2016_0621 chromosome 3, mBalMus1.pri.v3, whole genome shotgun sequence encodes the following:
- the SLC35A4 gene encoding probable UDP-sugar transporter protein SLC35A4; amino-acid sequence: MSVEDGGVPGLGHPRQARWTLMLLVSTAMYGAHAPLLALCHVDGRVPFRPSSAVLLTELTKLLLCAFSLLVGWQAWPQGTPPWRQAAPFALSALLYSASNNLVIYLQRYMDPSTYQVLSNLKIGSTALFYCLCLRHRLSARQGLALLLLMAAGACYAAGGLQDPGNTLPGPPSAAAAGPMPLHISPLGLLLLILYCLISGLSSVYTELLMKRQRLPLALQNLFLYTFGVLLNLGLHAGGGPGPGLLEGFSGWAALVVLSQALNGLLMSAVMKHGSSITRLFVVSCSLVVNAVLSAALLQLQLTAAFFLATLLIGLAVRLYYGSR
- the LOC118892536 gene encoding SLC35A4 upstream open reading frame protein, which codes for MADDKDSLPKLKDLAFLKNQLERLQQRVEDEVNSGVDQDLEKIFGEHTTVFQSKEEQDGSLLSSPFLKGFLAGYVVAKLRASAVLGFAVGTCTGIYAAQAYAVPNVEKTLRDYLRSLRKGPD
- the LOC118892537 gene encoding uncharacterized protein LOC118892537, which produces MLGSVGRGYSVALLLRGRETEAPRLVPQLLQMLFEALPLRGSDAVLSTLSLVQLSTSGRTRDLLAPRTENLSVLDVAPLGLVVENASEVEVSDSRAASELYLQAAGGEGRDCPLLQVLAGKVVGEEVEGSLPWIVSCLLEGNNYSGLLLRLDPQGSSLSLLQAALLGAAGRRMKVRQVRPTLWDAVEEARARRAGLKSLRSGLLGDTLTDSGLSQLGRALRELQVVKAWSQRSGSWMLKAVKTEAMGLPEPQVTEFSLVMYSQQVTDSTASPSPGLQEEPQVAGRTAYIGPDLHQMHPLREPEEQAQQAPDVALQFFLAQAQRQRLREQHQIWIQEELKHLEQQEEVVARDQVKGLVAEEVSEERQRRHREWTGLRLQLEALQVERDTAEQDLTALYDLHVQAARAWTCHTLQVFRAWRGLWEEQATAAEHRYRSLLAGILQDTINLAMQNQELQAQSQRLQQTRLGAGMLDPGPEEKCGDQESFRDSSLSPHS